From one Simplicispira suum genomic stretch:
- a CDS encoding EAL domain-containing protein → MALPLTRTDPLPDAMPGDVMAVDEGRVHNITTLLSSEAKFSAMSQALPDPCGITRVVDGRYIEVNPAFCALVGIPREQIVGRTSLELEIWDSPQERERLLEVLARDGRVDQLSMKARAQGRVVPGLMSVSPVEIDGEDCIVFVFHDMTREKSVQDGLLAAHALMTQAGQMARLGAWESDEHGTVIRWSDVCCEVHGLPPGTAPPLDYIGQSLTPASQEALRNAARACLRDGTEWTLDLQVIRADNGQLRWMRAHGEAVREGGRTLRMQGVMQDIDAAHQAEEALRESQQRFRLIFQMLPYPMGITRCADGTYVDVNPAWESMTGVARSEAIGSTVLALGLYSADDRATVLEPALRGEEDTPVEATLRSRVGPALTVQQSTRKITLGSTECWLFALHDITDRKRAEKAMREREAVLSLTLEAASVGLWDCDITNGLVTGDARWNRMRGVDQSTEQTVPFDQCAGSGDAPRMRAELRRHARAPATKFDLITTVPGALEGQRWMRNLGKIVAWGDDGKPSRMLGVTIDVTGQREQELLLQRLAHYDALTDLPNRVLMARQLSDAMEQARTSGQLLGVAYLDLDGFKPVNDRFGHDAGDELLRCVARRLSAALRPQDCVARLGGDEFAILLPDLSSSEDAQRALARLMEGISAPYSLQGETIGVTASIGYTLFPRDDADADTLLRHADQAMYAAKQAGRNRFHEFDAAQEREMLQMRAQIVHLREALAAGQFELYLQPKVDMRLGTVVGAEALARWNHPQRGVLSPGAFLPFIEGTELETLFGAWVVDAGLTLLDDFCKAGLQFPLSINIAAPHLQQKDFAPWMSEQLKAHPQAPVHLLDIEITEATALFHLDRVAQTLRELRALGITISLDDFGTGYSSLTYLRRLPLNTLKIDQSFVSGMMDQAGDLAIVQGVIGLARSFGYKVIAEGVETEDQGQMLLQMGCAQAQGYFIARPMPAAAFLTWLHSWQAPEAWVRLN, encoded by the coding sequence ATGGCGCTCCCGCTCACCCGCACCGATCCCTTGCCTGATGCCATGCCAGGCGATGTGATGGCGGTTGACGAAGGCCGCGTGCACAACATCACCACGCTGCTCAGTTCCGAGGCCAAATTCAGCGCCATGTCTCAGGCGCTGCCCGATCCCTGTGGCATCACGCGCGTGGTCGATGGGCGCTACATCGAAGTCAACCCCGCGTTCTGCGCGCTGGTGGGCATCCCGCGCGAGCAGATTGTCGGGCGCACATCGCTTGAGCTGGAAATCTGGGACAGCCCGCAGGAACGCGAGCGCCTGCTCGAAGTGCTGGCCCGCGATGGCCGCGTCGATCAATTGAGCATGAAGGCCCGCGCGCAAGGGCGGGTTGTTCCAGGCCTGATGTCGGTGTCGCCGGTAGAGATTGATGGCGAAGACTGCATCGTGTTTGTGTTCCATGACATGACGCGCGAAAAGAGCGTTCAGGATGGGTTGCTCGCCGCCCACGCCCTGATGACGCAAGCGGGACAAATGGCCCGGCTCGGCGCCTGGGAATCGGACGAGCATGGAACAGTGATTCGCTGGAGCGATGTCTGCTGCGAAGTGCATGGCCTGCCGCCGGGAACGGCGCCGCCACTTGACTACATCGGGCAGTCCCTGACGCCGGCTTCGCAGGAGGCTTTGCGCAATGCGGCGCGCGCCTGCCTGCGCGACGGCACCGAATGGACGCTGGATCTGCAGGTCATTCGGGCCGACAACGGCCAGCTTCGCTGGATGCGTGCCCATGGCGAAGCCGTGCGCGAAGGCGGCCGAACACTGCGGATGCAGGGCGTGATGCAGGACATCGACGCTGCGCACCAGGCGGAAGAAGCGCTGCGCGAGTCGCAGCAGCGCTTTCGGCTGATCTTTCAGATGCTGCCCTACCCCATGGGCATCACCCGCTGCGCCGATGGAACCTACGTCGACGTCAACCCCGCCTGGGAATCGATGACCGGTGTCGCGCGCAGCGAAGCCATTGGCAGCACGGTGCTGGCGCTCGGCCTCTACAGCGCCGATGACCGCGCAACGGTTCTTGAGCCGGCCCTGCGCGGCGAAGAGGACACTCCCGTGGAGGCGACGCTGCGTTCGCGCGTCGGGCCGGCGCTCACGGTACAGCAGTCGACGCGCAAGATCACCCTGGGCAGCACCGAATGCTGGCTGTTCGCGCTGCACGACATCACCGACCGCAAGCGCGCCGAAAAAGCCATGCGCGAGCGCGAGGCAGTGCTCAGTCTCACGCTGGAAGCAGCGTCCGTCGGCCTGTGGGACTGCGACATCACGAATGGCCTGGTGACTGGAGACGCTCGCTGGAACCGCATGCGCGGCGTGGATCAGTCCACCGAGCAAACGGTACCGTTTGACCAGTGTGCAGGCAGCGGCGATGCCCCGCGCATGCGCGCGGAGCTCAGACGCCACGCACGCGCGCCCGCAACCAAATTTGACCTCATCACCACGGTACCCGGAGCCCTGGAAGGCCAGCGCTGGATGCGCAACCTGGGCAAGATCGTCGCCTGGGGGGACGATGGCAAGCCAAGCCGCATGCTCGGGGTCACCATCGACGTGACCGGCCAGCGCGAGCAGGAACTCCTGCTCCAGCGTCTGGCCCACTACGACGCGCTCACCGACCTCCCCAACCGCGTGCTCATGGCCCGGCAGCTTTCCGACGCCATGGAACAGGCCCGCACCAGTGGCCAGTTGCTCGGGGTGGCCTACCTTGATCTGGACGGTTTCAAACCCGTCAACGACCGCTTTGGTCACGATGCCGGGGACGAGCTGCTGCGCTGCGTCGCCCGGCGCCTGAGCGCTGCGCTGCGGCCCCAGGACTGTGTGGCGCGGCTGGGGGGCGATGAATTTGCCATTCTGTTGCCCGATCTTTCCTCCAGCGAAGATGCCCAGCGTGCGCTCGCCCGCCTCATGGAAGGCATTTCCGCGCCCTATTCGTTGCAGGGCGAAACCATAGGCGTCACGGCAAGCATTGGCTACACGCTTTTCCCCCGCGACGATGCCGACGCCGACACCTTGCTGCGCCACGCCGACCAGGCCATGTACGCCGCCAAACAGGCCGGGCGCAACCGCTTTCACGAGTTTGACGCCGCGCAGGAACGCGAAATGCTTCAGATGCGCGCCCAGATCGTGCATTTGCGCGAAGCCCTGGCGGCAGGCCAGTTCGAACTGTACCTGCAGCCCAAGGTGGACATGCGCCTGGGGACGGTGGTGGGCGCCGAAGCGCTGGCCCGCTGGAACCACCCGCAACGGGGCGTGCTCTCCCCAGGGGCCTTTTTGCCGTTCATCGAGGGGACCGAGCTGGAGACGCTGTTTGGCGCCTGGGTGGTCGACGCGGGCCTGACGCTGCTCGACGATTTCTGCAAGGCGGGGCTGCAATTCCCGCTGAGCATCAATATTGCAGCGCCGCATTTGCAGCAAAAAGACTTCGCACCCTGGATGTCGGAGCAGCTCAAGGCGCATCCGCAAGCACCGGTGCACCTGCTGGACATTGAAATCACCGAAGCCACGGCCTTGTTTCACCTGGACCGTGTGGCGCAAACCCTGCGCGAGCTGCGTGCGCTGGGCATCACGATCTCGCTGGACGATTTCGGCACCGGCTATTCGTCGCTCACCTATTTGCGCCGCCTGCCGCTCAATACGCTCAAGATCGATCAGAGCTTTGTCAGCGGCATGATGGACCAGGCGGGTGATCTGGCCATCGTCCAAGGCGTCATCGGCCTGGCGCGCTCTTTTGGCTACAAGGTGATCGCCGAAGGGGTGGAAACCGAAGACCAGGGACAGATGCTGCTGCAGATGGGCTGCGCGCAGGCCCAGGGCTATTTCATCGCCAGGCCCATGCCGGCAGCAGCCTTCCTCACCTGGCTGCACAGCTGGCAGGCGCCGGAAGCCTGGGTTCGATTAAATTAG
- a CDS encoding DNA-3-methyladenine glycosylase 2 family protein, which translates to MPRPSSIAKRSVQAPPADAGRYLALCARDARFDGQFFTGVTSTGIYCRPVCSVRTPRRENCRFFHLAAQAEQAGFRPCLRCRPEVAPGQLAWSTQDATALLLQHALRLIASGAEGAAPVAQLAQRLGVSDRHLRRIFEARLGITPLQYLQTQRLLTAKHLLTDTTLSATQVALASGFGSVRRFNDAFARQYRLNPTQLRRSSARPSLDGAATMLLRLAYRPPLDTAALLGFFATRQIAGMEQVDASDGAAMLRRTVRMGNGDQACSGWIALRFHAERFHPERCELLLETSDTLAPQLGAVMRRVRSMLDLDADPAAINERLHADFPEGDGLRVPGAWDGFEMAVRAVLGQQITVAAARTLAGRLVARFGEPITTPWPALSHLFPSAAVLAAAPGEALGQLGIVRQRQGAIAALARAVDAGELRLEPGADVEATMSQLRALPGIGDWTAQYIAMRVLRWPDAFPAGDMALQSALGVRQDPRPARAAEAASAAWKPWRSYAVVRAWARGAAP; encoded by the coding sequence ATGCCCCGCCCTTCATCCATTGCAAAGCGCAGCGTCCAGGCCCCGCCCGCCGATGCGGGCCGCTACCTCGCGCTGTGCGCCCGCGATGCACGGTTTGACGGGCAGTTTTTCACCGGCGTCACCTCCACCGGCATCTACTGCCGCCCGGTTTGCTCCGTGCGCACGCCGCGCCGCGAGAACTGCCGCTTTTTCCATCTGGCGGCGCAGGCCGAGCAGGCGGGCTTTCGCCCCTGTTTGCGTTGCCGGCCCGAGGTGGCGCCGGGCCAGTTGGCCTGGTCCACGCAGGACGCCACCGCGTTGCTGCTGCAGCACGCGCTGCGGCTCATCGCCAGCGGCGCTGAGGGCGCTGCGCCGGTGGCCCAGCTGGCGCAGCGCCTGGGCGTGAGCGACCGGCACCTGCGGCGCATCTTCGAGGCGCGCCTGGGCATTACGCCGCTGCAGTACCTGCAGACCCAGCGCCTGCTGACGGCCAAGCACCTGTTGACCGATACCACCTTGAGCGCGACCCAGGTGGCGCTGGCCAGCGGCTTTGGCAGCGTGCGGCGCTTCAACGACGCTTTTGCCCGGCAGTACCGGCTGAACCCGACGCAACTGCGCCGCAGCAGCGCTCGGCCGAGTCTGGACGGCGCAGCGACCATGCTGCTGCGCCTGGCCTACCGCCCGCCGCTCGATACCGCCGCCCTGCTGGGCTTTTTTGCTACGCGCCAGATTGCCGGCATGGAACAGGTCGATGCAAGCGACGGCGCTGCCATGCTGCGGCGTACCGTTCGCATGGGCAACGGCGATCAGGCGTGCAGTGGCTGGATCGCGCTGCGCTTTCACGCCGAGCGCTTTCACCCGGAGCGCTGCGAGCTGCTGCTGGAGACAAGTGACACGCTCGCGCCGCAGCTGGGAGCGGTGATGCGGCGCGTGCGCAGCATGCTGGACCTGGACGCCGACCCGGCGGCCATCAACGAACGCTTGCATGCGGATTTTCCCGAGGGCGACGGCCTGCGCGTGCCCGGCGCCTGGGACGGTTTCGAGATGGCCGTGCGCGCCGTGCTGGGCCAGCAAATCACGGTGGCGGCGGCGCGCACCCTGGCGGGCCGGCTGGTAGCGCGCTTTGGCGAGCCCATCACCACGCCGTGGCCAGCGCTCAGCCACCTGTTTCCCAGCGCTGCCGTGCTGGCCGCTGCGCCCGGCGAGGCGCTGGGTCAACTGGGCATCGTGCGCCAGCGCCAGGGGGCGATTGCGGCGCTGGCGCGGGCAGTCGATGCGGGCGAGCTGCGCCTGGAGCCGGGCGCCGACGTGGAGGCAACGATGTCGCAATTGCGCGCCCTGCCCGGCATTGGCGACTGGACGGCGCAGTACATCGCCATGCGCGTGCTGCGCTGGCCCGACGCTTTTCCCGCCGGCGATATGGCGCTGCAATCGGCGCTGGGCGTGCGCCAGGACCCGCGCCCGGCACGCGCTGCCGAAGCCGCTTCCGCCGCCTGGAAGCCCTGGCGCAGCTACGCCGTGGTGCGCGCCTGGGCCCGAGGAGCGGCGCCATGA
- a CDS encoding DMT family transporter: MSSEATVRTAPTWMREFFLLSSLWGASFLFMRLGAAEFGPFPTAGLRVALATVFLWPILVQQGQWPALRKHWRPVLLGGLINSAIPFALYAWAVLHITTGLASILNATVPLFGAIVAWLWLGERIGRLRSLGLALGFFGVALLAWRAPGGAGGKSDLAPWAVAACLGATTCYALAASYARRYLMNVPPLATATGSQLGAALFLAIPMVMTWPEQMPGLRAWAAVVAIAVLCTGIAYILYFRLIVHAGPSRALAVTFLAPVFAVFYGVVFLSETVTLWMLGCALVIIVGTLLSTGLLGARRFR, encoded by the coding sequence ATGAGCAGCGAGGCAACGGTGCGAACGGCACCAACCTGGATGCGTGAATTCTTTCTGCTCTCCAGCCTGTGGGGCGCCTCTTTTTTGTTCATGCGGCTGGGCGCTGCCGAATTTGGCCCCTTCCCCACTGCTGGGCTGCGCGTGGCGCTGGCCACCGTGTTTCTCTGGCCGATCCTGGTGCAACAGGGTCAGTGGCCGGCCTTGCGCAAGCACTGGCGGCCGGTGCTCCTGGGCGGCCTGATCAATTCGGCCATTCCCTTTGCGCTGTATGCCTGGGCGGTGCTGCACATCACCACCGGTCTGGCGTCCATCCTGAACGCCACGGTGCCGCTGTTTGGCGCCATCGTCGCCTGGCTCTGGCTGGGCGAGCGCATTGGGCGGCTGCGCTCGCTGGGTCTGGCACTGGGCTTTTTCGGCGTGGCGCTGCTCGCCTGGCGCGCACCGGGCGGCGCCGGGGGCAAGTCGGATCTGGCTCCCTGGGCAGTCGCTGCCTGCCTGGGCGCCACCACCTGCTACGCGCTGGCGGCCAGCTATGCCAGGCGCTACCTGATGAATGTTCCACCCTTGGCCACCGCCACCGGCAGCCAGTTGGGTGCGGCCTTGTTTTTGGCCATTCCCATGGTCATGACCTGGCCAGAGCAAATGCCTGGGCTGCGCGCCTGGGCCGCCGTGGTGGCGATTGCCGTTTTGTGCACGGGCATTGCCTACATTCTGTATTTCCGTTTGATCGTGCACGCCGGCCCGAGCCGTGCACTGGCAGTCACCTTTCTGGCGCCCGTGTTTGCCGTGTTCTATGGCGTGGTGTTCCTGAGCGAAACCGTGACCCTCTGGATGCTGGGTTGTGCGCTGGTGATCATCGTGGGTACGCTGCTCTCCACAGGCCTGTTGGGGGCGCGTCGATTCCGCTAG
- a CDS encoding methylated-DNA--[protein]-cysteine S-methyltransferase: MHFHPDTVQSRVETPLGPVRLAASPAGLCGLWFEGQQHQPAQLGGAGAWPMSADHPVLQAAADQLGDWLQGERQCFDLPLDLAGGTPFQQAVWRALLGIAWGQTRSYGQVAQLAGAPAAVRAVGAAVGRNPISLVVPCHRVLGAAGALTGYAGGLERKRALLEHEGALPAPRSDSAAMRLAA; the protein is encoded by the coding sequence ATGCATTTCCATCCTGACACCGTGCAATCCCGCGTTGAAACGCCCTTGGGCCCCGTGCGTCTGGCGGCGTCGCCTGCCGGCCTGTGCGGCCTGTGGTTTGAAGGCCAGCAGCACCAGCCGGCGCAGCTGGGCGGCGCTGGCGCCTGGCCGATGAGCGCCGATCACCCCGTGCTGCAGGCAGCAGCGGACCAACTGGGTGATTGGCTTCAGGGCGAGCGCCAGTGCTTCGATCTGCCGCTGGACCTCGCTGGCGGCACGCCGTTTCAGCAAGCAGTCTGGCGCGCACTGCTGGGCATTGCCTGGGGCCAGACGCGCAGCTACGGCCAGGTGGCGCAGCTCGCTGGCGCGCCAGCCGCCGTGCGCGCCGTGGGCGCAGCCGTGGGGCGCAACCCGATTTCGCTGGTAGTGCCCTGCCACCGCGTACTGGGCGCGGCCGGCGCCCTGACGGGCTATGCCGGAGGCCTGGAGCGCAAGCGCGCACTTTTGGAACACGAAGGCGCCTTGCCGGCCCCACGCTCTGACAGCGCGGCGATGCGCCTGGCAGCATGA
- a CDS encoding DUF2254 domain-containing protein, with the protein MAGPDLASLSSLFSRDTLRFVLRRIRERLWVKPLFIGIVSVFAVFLAKLSDQLQESDLLPVITTESVQSLLSVMAASMLPIAMFAVASMVSAYSSASNTATPRSFPLVISDDVSQNALSAFIGAFIFSVVALTASKNQYFEGNGRFTLFSLTLLVLAFVIFTFVRWVDRIARLGRLGTTVDQAERATAAVMRRRRDAPTLGGVLLPPNSQPAGDAVFADEVGYVQRIDMEALQAFAKRVGGTVVINALPGAFALPGRALAFYTSDPALQEPVDPAALVHAFRIGGDRLFDDDPRFGLVVLAEIAGRALSPAVNDPGTAIDIVGTLARLFVLWNTPGEKAKDAPRFDRVHVPALDVAEMFNDAFTPIARDGAGSVEVGVRLQKAFFALGLCGDDAMRAAALHHARLALARAEQALTLAEDVQVLRDLAAFALQSAPSAAANAGLPR; encoded by the coding sequence ATGGCTGGGCCGGACTTGGCGTCGCTTTCCTCGCTGTTCTCGCGCGATACGCTGCGCTTTGTGCTGCGCCGCATCCGCGAGCGCCTGTGGGTCAAGCCGCTGTTCATCGGCATCGTCTCGGTGTTCGCAGTGTTTCTGGCCAAGCTGTCGGACCAGCTCCAAGAGAGCGATCTGCTGCCCGTGATCACCACCGAGTCGGTGCAAAGCCTGCTCTCGGTGATGGCGGCGAGCATGCTGCCGATTGCGATGTTTGCGGTGGCCTCCATGGTGTCGGCGTATTCATCGGCCAGCAACACGGCCACGCCACGCAGTTTTCCACTGGTGATTTCCGACGACGTCTCGCAAAACGCGCTCTCCGCTTTCATTGGCGCTTTCATCTTCAGCGTGGTCGCCCTCACGGCATCCAAAAACCAGTACTTCGAGGGCAACGGCCGCTTCACCCTGTTTTCGCTGACGCTGCTGGTGCTCGCCTTTGTGATCTTTACCTTCGTGCGCTGGGTGGACCGCATCGCGCGCCTGGGGCGCCTGGGAACCACCGTCGACCAGGCCGAGCGCGCCACGGCGGCAGTCATGCGTCGGCGGCGCGACGCACCGACTCTGGGCGGCGTGCTGCTCCCCCCCAACAGCCAGCCAGCGGGCGACGCCGTATTTGCCGATGAGGTGGGCTACGTGCAACGCATTGATATGGAAGCGCTGCAGGCTTTTGCGAAAAGAGTCGGGGGCACGGTGGTGATCAATGCCTTGCCGGGAGCCTTTGCCTTGCCGGGGCGGGCGTTGGCGTTCTATACCAGCGACCCCGCCCTGCAGGAACCTGTGGACCCGGCTGCCTTGGTGCACGCGTTTCGCATTGGCGGTGACCGGCTGTTTGACGACGACCCACGGTTTGGGCTGGTGGTCCTGGCAGAGATCGCAGGACGCGCTTTGTCGCCTGCGGTCAACGACCCCGGCACGGCGATCGACATTGTCGGAACGCTGGCGCGCCTGTTTGTGCTGTGGAATACGCCCGGTGAGAAGGCCAAAGACGCTCCGCGCTTTGACCGCGTGCACGTGCCTGCGCTGGACGTAGCCGAAATGTTCAACGATGCGTTCACGCCGATTGCCCGTGATGGCGCGGGCAGTGTGGAGGTGGGCGTGCGTCTGCAAAAGGCCTTTTTTGCCTTGGGCTTGTGCGGCGACGATGCCATGCGTGCGGCGGCGCTGCACCATGCCCGCCTGGCCCTGGCGCGCGCAGAGCAAGCTTTGACGCTGGCCGAGGACGTGCAGGTGCTGCGCGATCTGGCGGCGTTTGCGCTGCAGAGTGCGCCCAGTGCGGCTGCAAACGCTGGCTTGCCGCGCTGA
- a CDS encoding propionate--CoA ligase, producing the protein MTRYAEFYRQSIDQRDNFWATQARLIDWQTPPQQVCDYSNPPFANWFVGGTTNLCHNAVDRHLADRPDQAALVAISTETDTERSYSYRELHTEVQRMAASLLALGVKKGDRVQIYMPMVAEAAFAMLACARIGAVHSVVFGGFASGSLASRIDDAEPVVIVSADAGSRGGKAVAYKPLLDEAIRLASHKPKAVLLVDRGLVPLQLEAGRDHLWSELRAQHMDAEVACEWVASSHISYTLYTSGTTGKPKGVQRDTGGYTVALAASMKHIFQARPGQTFFTTSDIGWVVGHSYIIYGPLVAGMTTIMYEGLPTRPDAGIWWSIVEKYKVTHMFSAPTAVRVLKKQDPSWLKKYDISSLKALWLAGEPLDEPTAQWISDALQIPIIDNYWQTETGWPILTLANGIEQQTTRFGSPGKAMYGYNVKLIDEATGEELTEPNQKGVVAIEGPLPPGCMQTIWRDDERFVSTYWNTIPGRQIYSTFDWGIRDADGYYFILGRTDDVINVAGHRLGTREIEESISSHPNIAEVAVVGVADSVKGQVAMAFAVPRDATGLEHDDARRKLEGEVMKQVDGQLGAVARPSRVFFVTALPKTRSGKMLRRALQAVAEGRDPGDLSAMEDPSALQQVRTLVGA; encoded by the coding sequence ATGACCCGTTATGCCGAGTTTTACCGCCAGTCCATTGATCAGCGCGACAACTTCTGGGCCACACAGGCCCGGCTGATCGACTGGCAAACCCCACCCCAGCAAGTCTGCGACTACAGCAATCCACCGTTTGCAAACTGGTTCGTCGGCGGCACCACCAATTTGTGCCACAACGCAGTGGACCGCCACCTGGCCGACCGGCCAGACCAGGCGGCGCTGGTGGCCATTTCCACCGAAACCGACACCGAGCGCAGTTACAGCTACCGAGAACTCCACACCGAGGTGCAGCGCATGGCGGCCAGTCTGCTGGCGCTGGGCGTCAAGAAGGGGGACCGGGTCCAGATTTACATGCCCATGGTGGCCGAAGCGGCATTCGCCATGCTGGCCTGCGCCCGCATCGGTGCGGTGCACAGCGTGGTGTTTGGCGGGTTCGCTTCTGGTTCACTGGCGTCTCGCATCGACGACGCTGAGCCTGTCGTGATCGTCAGCGCCGACGCCGGATCGCGCGGCGGCAAGGCCGTGGCGTACAAGCCGCTGCTTGATGAAGCGATTCGCCTGGCCAGCCACAAACCCAAGGCGGTGTTGCTGGTAGACCGTGGCTTGGTGCCCCTGCAGCTTGAGGCCGGGCGCGACCATTTGTGGAGCGAACTGCGCGCGCAGCACATGGACGCCGAGGTGGCTTGCGAATGGGTGGCCTCCTCACACATCAGCTACACGCTGTACACCAGCGGTACCACCGGAAAGCCCAAGGGTGTTCAGCGCGACACGGGTGGCTATACCGTGGCGCTCGCGGCGAGCATGAAGCACATCTTTCAGGCGCGCCCTGGGCAAACCTTTTTTACCACCAGCGACATTGGCTGGGTGGTGGGCCACAGCTACATCATCTATGGCCCGCTGGTCGCGGGGATGACGACCATCATGTACGAGGGGCTGCCCACGCGCCCCGACGCGGGCATCTGGTGGAGCATCGTCGAGAAGTACAAGGTCACGCACATGTTCTCGGCTCCGACGGCGGTGCGCGTGCTCAAGAAGCAAGACCCCTCCTGGCTCAAGAAATACGACATTTCCAGCCTCAAGGCCCTGTGGCTGGCCGGAGAGCCGCTGGACGAGCCGACGGCGCAGTGGATCAGTGACGCGCTGCAAATCCCGATCATTGACAACTACTGGCAGACCGAAACCGGCTGGCCCATCCTCACGCTGGCCAATGGGATCGAGCAGCAGACGACGCGTTTTGGCAGCCCCGGCAAGGCCATGTACGGCTACAACGTCAAGCTCATCGACGAGGCTACGGGCGAGGAGCTGACCGAGCCCAACCAGAAGGGCGTGGTCGCCATCGAGGGGCCGCTGCCGCCGGGCTGCATGCAGACCATCTGGCGCGACGACGAGCGCTTTGTCAGCACCTACTGGAACACGATCCCTGGCCGGCAGATCTACAGCACCTTCGACTGGGGCATCCGCGACGCCGATGGCTACTACTTCATCCTCGGGCGCACCGACGACGTGATCAACGTGGCTGGCCACCGCCTGGGTACGCGCGAGATTGAAGAGTCGATCTCGTCGCACCCAAACATTGCCGAAGTGGCGGTGGTGGGCGTGGCCGACAGTGTCAAAGGGCAGGTGGCCATGGCATTTGCCGTGCCGCGCGACGCAACGGGCCTGGAGCACGACGATGCCCGCCGCAAGCTCGAAGGCGAGGTGATGAAGCAGGTGGATGGGCAGCTGGGCGCCGTGGCGCGGCCGTCACGTGTGTTCTTTGTCACCGCTCTGCCCAAGACGCGCAGCGGCAAGATGCTGCGCCGCGCGCTGCAGGCCGTGGCCGAGGGACGTGATCCGGGCGACCTAAGCGCCATGGAAGACCCGAGCGCACTGCAGCAGGTGCGCACTCTGGTCGGCGCCTGA
- a CDS encoding phosphomannomutase/phosphoglucomutase — translation MLLSPAIFKAYDIRGVVPETVNEAVARCLGRAFGTAAVQAGERSVAVGRDGRLSGANLSNALILGLAETGLDVIDIGLCTTPMLYFAASTLCRSGIQITGSHNPKDYNGFKMVLAGRAIFGEEIQALRRTIEERSWKLAAGGSMGQADVLPAYRERILGDVKLARPMKIVIDSGNGIAGATAPAIFRALGCEVTELFSEVDGNFPNHHPDPSKPENLRDLIAALQAGDAELGLAFDGDGDRLGIVTRSGANIYPDRQMMLFAQDVLSRVPGAPILFDVKCTQRLAPAIEAAGGVPVMYKTGHSLIKARMKELDSPLGGEMSGHIFFKERWYGFDDGTYAGCRLLEILSRSPDAGAVLEALPTSYSTPELNVACEEGEPHRVTAELQRQADGAFAAPAVVNTIDGLRVDWPDGFGLVRASNTTPVLVLRFEGQTPEALHRIETDMLALLRRAKPDAALQSAAH, via the coding sequence GTGCTCCTGTCTCCCGCCATTTTCAAAGCCTATGACATTCGGGGCGTGGTTCCTGAAACCGTGAACGAGGCAGTGGCCCGTTGTCTGGGCCGGGCTTTTGGCACAGCGGCCGTGCAGGCCGGCGAGCGCAGTGTGGCCGTGGGACGCGATGGCCGCCTCTCGGGCGCCAACCTGTCGAACGCGCTGATTCTGGGCCTGGCCGAAACCGGCCTCGACGTGATCGACATCGGCCTATGCACCACGCCCATGCTGTATTTCGCCGCCAGCACGCTGTGCCGCAGTGGTATTCAAATCACCGGCAGCCACAACCCCAAGGACTACAACGGCTTCAAGATGGTGCTCGCCGGCCGGGCCATCTTTGGTGAAGAGATTCAGGCGCTGCGCCGCACCATCGAAGAGCGCAGCTGGAAGCTTGCTGCCGGCGGCAGCATGGGCCAGGCCGACGTGCTGCCGGCCTACCGCGAGCGCATTCTGGGGGATGTGAAACTGGCGCGGCCGATGAAAATTGTGATCGACAGCGGCAACGGCATTGCCGGCGCCACGGCTCCCGCCATCTTCCGCGCGCTGGGCTGCGAGGTGACCGAGCTGTTTTCCGAAGTGGACGGCAATTTCCCCAACCACCACCCCGACCCAAGCAAGCCCGAAAACCTGCGCGATTTGATTGCCGCACTGCAAGCGGGCGACGCCGAGCTGGGCCTGGCCTTTGACGGCGACGGCGACCGCCTGGGCATCGTGACGCGAAGCGGCGCCAACATCTACCCGGACCGCCAGATGATGCTGTTTGCGCAGGACGTGCTCTCCCGCGTCCCCGGCGCCCCCATCCTGTTCGACGTGAAGTGCACCCAGCGCCTGGCGCCCGCCATTGAGGCAGCGGGCGGCGTGCCGGTGATGTACAAGACCGGCCACTCGCTCATCAAGGCGCGCATGAAGGAGCTGGATTCGCCGCTGGGCGGCGAGATGAGCGGGCACATCTTCTTCAAAGAGCGCTGGTACGGCTTTGACGACGGCACCTACGCCGGCTGCCGTTTGCTCGAAATCCTGAGCCGCAGCCCGGACGCCGGCGCCGTGCTCGAAGCCCTGCCCACCAGCTACTCCACGCCCGAACTGAACGTGGCCTGCGAGGAGGGCGAGCCGCACCGCGTCACGGCCGAGCTGCAGCGCCAGGCCGACGGCGCCTTTGCCGCGCCGGCCGTCGTCAACACCATCGACGGCCTGCGCGTGGACTGGCCCGACGGCTTCGGCCTGGTTCGCGCCAGCAACACCACGCCCGTGCTGGTGCTGCGCTTCGAAGGCCAGACGCCCGAAGCGCTGCATCGCATTGAGACGGACATGCTCGCCCTTCTGCGCCGCGCCAAGCCGGACGCAGCTTTGCAGTCGGCGGCGCACTGA